The following proteins are encoded in a genomic region of Dioscorea cayenensis subsp. rotundata cultivar TDr96_F1 chromosome 8, TDr96_F1_v2_PseudoChromosome.rev07_lg8_w22 25.fasta, whole genome shotgun sequence:
- the LOC120267486 gene encoding ornithine aminotransferase, mitochondrial, whose translation MASSKRPLQCLLKRALGTRGFCALPKKSSASPSSSSEELMRMEHEYSAHNYHPIPMVFSQAKGTCIWDPEGHKYIDFLSAYSAVNQGHCHPKVMKALVEQAERLTLSSRAFYNDKFPVLAEYLTHLFGYDMVLPMNTGAEGVETALKLARKWGYEKKKIPKNEAIIVSCCGCFHGRTLGAISMSCDNDATRGFGPLVPGHLKVDFGDVDALEKIFKDHGDQICGFLFEPIQGEAGVIVPPDGYLKAVRDLCSKHNILMIADEIQTGIARTGKMLACEWENIRPDVVILGKALGAGVLPVSAVLADKDIMLCIKPGEHGSTFGGNPLASAVAIAALNVVKDEGLIERAATMGQEFRDQLRNVQMRFPEIIKEVRGRGLLNAVEMNNKALFPASAYDVCLKLKERGILAKPTHDTIIRLAPPLCISLEELKEASKALSDVLETDLPKMQKQIPDSKLAAASEACDRCGRVLHD comes from the exons ATGGCTTCCTCTAAGAGACCATTGCAATGCCTTCTAAAGAGAGCTCTTGGCACAAGGGGCTTCTGTGCTTTGCCAAAGAAGAGCTCagcatcaccatcttcttcttctgaggAGCTGATGAGGATGGAACATGAGTACAGTGCTCATAA TTACCATCCAATTCCTATGGTGTTTTCTCAAGCAAAAGGAACATGCATATGGGACCCAGAAGGCCACAAATACATTGATTTTTTGTCTGCGTACTCTGCTGTTAATCAG GGACATTGCCATCCAAAAGTTATGAAGGCCTTGGTTGAACAGGCAGAACGGCTGACTCTTAGCTCTAGAGCCTTTTATAATGATAAATTTCCAGTACTTGCGGAGTATTTGACACACTTGTTTGGTTATGATATGGTGCTACCCATGAATACAGGAGCTGAAGGTGTGGAAACAGCTCTGAAGTTGGCAAGAAAGTGGGGttatgagaagaaaaagataccTAAGAATGAG GCTATCATTGTGTCTTGTTGTGGTTGTTTTCATGGTCGAACACTGGGTGCAATATCTATGAGCTGTGACAATGATGCTACCCGTGGTTTTGGTCCCTTGGTTCCTGGTCATCTAAAAGTTGACTTTGGAGATGTAGATGCTCTTGAAAAAATCTTTAAAG ATCATGGTGATCAGATATGTGGGTTTTTATTTGAACCAATTCAAGGCGAAGCTGGA GTTATAGTGCCACCAGATGGTTATCTAAAAGCTGTGAGGGATCTTTGTTCTAAACACAATATTCTGATGATTGCTGACGAAATACAAACTGGTATAGCACGCACAGGAAAAATGCTAGCATGTGAGTGGGAAAACATCCGTCCAGATGTTGTG ATACTAGGCAAAGCTTTAGGTGCCGGAGTACTACCAGTTAGCGCTGTGCTTGCTGACAAGGACATTATGCTGTGCATCAAACCTGGGGAGCATGGAAG cACATTTGGAGGGAATCCTTTGGCAAGTGCAGTTGCAATTGCTGCATTAAATGTTGTAAAGGATGAAGGATTGATTGAGAG GGCTGCTACAATGGGGCAAGAATTCAGGGATCAGCTGAGGAATGTTCAGATGCGATTCCCGGAGATAATAAAAGAAGTACGAGGAAGAGGATTGCTAAATGCAGTTGAGATGAACAACAAGGCATTATTTCCCGCTTCTGCTTATGATGTATGCCTTAAATTGAAAGAGAGAGGCATTCTTGCCAAGCCCACACATGATACCATAATCCGATTAGCTCCTCCGCTCTGTATAAG TCTGGAAGAGCTCAAAGAAGCCTCAAAAGCACTGAGTGATGTTTTGGAGACCGATTTACCCAAAATGCAGAAACAGATTCCTGATTCCAAATTGGCAGCAGCAAGTGAAGCGTGCGATCGATGCGGACGTGTTTTACATGATTAA